One window of Enterobacter sp. RHBSTW-00175 genomic DNA carries:
- a CDS encoding DUF2884 domain-containing protein, protein MMRKTLLAVALMATGFTAHAEYKCGVTPRDDVVLSPQTVQVKGENGNLVITPDGNVTFNGKQYNLSAAQREQAKDYQADLRTALPWIDEGALTRVEKSRVALDKIITKEVGESSNMRTRLTKLDKQLKEQMNRIIEHRTDGLTFHYKAIDQVRADGQQLVNQAMGGILQDSINEMGAKAVLKGGGNPLQGVLGSLGGLQTSIQNEWKNQEDDFQQFGKDVCKRVVSLEDSRKALVGTLK, encoded by the coding sequence ATGATGCGCAAAACGTTGCTGGCTGTTGCATTAATGGCAACCGGATTCACCGCCCATGCGGAGTATAAATGTGGCGTGACGCCGCGCGACGATGTGGTATTAAGCCCGCAAACCGTGCAGGTTAAAGGCGAAAACGGCAATCTGGTGATTACACCAGATGGCAACGTAACGTTTAACGGCAAACAGTACAATCTGAGCGCCGCGCAGCGCGAGCAGGCAAAAGATTATCAGGCAGATTTGCGTACCGCGCTGCCGTGGATTGATGAAGGTGCGCTGACACGCGTTGAAAAGAGCCGTGTCGCACTGGATAAAATCATCACCAAAGAGGTGGGTGAGAGCAGCAATATGCGTACTCGCCTGACCAAGCTGGACAAACAGCTAAAAGAGCAGATGAACCGCATTATTGAGCATCGTACCGATGGCCTGACGTTCCACTATAAAGCGATTGACCAGGTCCGTGCCGATGGGCAGCAACTGGTGAATCAGGCGATGGGCGGTATCTTGCAGGACAGCATCAACGAAATGGGTGCCAAAGCTGTGCTAAAAGGCGGCGGAAACCCATTGCAGGGCGTTTTAGGTAGTCTGGGCGGCCTACAGACCTCGATTCAGAACGAATGGAAGAATCAGGAAGATGATTTCCAGCAGTTCGGTAAAGACGTGTGTAAGCGCGTGGTATCGCTGGAAGACAGCCGTAAGGCGCTGGTGGGGACGCTGAAGTAA
- a CDS encoding YggL family protein — MAKNRSRRLRKKMHIEEFQEVGFSIAWRFPEGTSVEQIDQDVDAFISDVIEPNKLAFDGSGYLSWEGLICLQEVGKCTEEHQAAVRKWLEDRKFEDVRISELFDIWWD; from the coding sequence ATGGCAAAGAACCGTAGCCGTCGTCTGCGTAAAAAAATGCACATCGAGGAATTCCAGGAAGTGGGTTTCTCTATCGCATGGCGTTTCCCGGAAGGTACAAGCGTAGAGCAAATTGATCAGGACGTTGATGCCTTCATTAGCGACGTGATTGAACCCAACAAGCTGGCGTTTGACGGCAGTGGTTACCTGTCATGGGAAGGCCTGATTTGCCTGCAAGAAGTGGGTAAATGCACTGAAGAACATCAGGCAGCAGTACGTAAATGGCTTGAAGACCGCAAATTTGAAGACGTGCGTATCAGCGAACTTTTCGATATTTGGTGGGACTAA
- the trmB gene encoding tRNA (guanosine(46)-N7)-methyltransferase TrmB: MKNDVISPEFDENGRPLRRIRSFVRRQGRLTKGQQHALDNYWPVMGVEFSEQPVDFAELFGRETPVTLEIGFGMGTSLVTMAKARPEQSFLGIEVHSPGVGACLATAHEEGVENLRVMCHDAVEVLHKMIPDNSLNMVQLFFPDPWHKARHNKRRIVQAQFAELVKSKLKLGGVFHMATDWEPYAEHMLEVMSSLDGYKNQSESNDYVPRPDSRPVTKFEQRGHRLGHGVWDLMFERVK; the protein is encoded by the coding sequence ATGAAAAACGACGTCATTTCACCGGAATTTGATGAAAACGGCCGCCCACTGCGCCGTATTCGCAGCTTTGTCCGCCGTCAGGGCCGCCTGACCAAAGGGCAGCAACATGCGCTGGATAACTACTGGCCGGTGATGGGCGTTGAGTTCAGTGAACAGCCTGTTGATTTCGCCGAACTGTTTGGCCGTGAAACACCGGTTACGCTTGAGATTGGTTTTGGCATGGGTACGTCGCTTGTGACCATGGCCAAAGCGCGCCCGGAGCAGAGTTTCCTCGGTATTGAAGTTCACTCGCCGGGTGTGGGTGCATGTCTGGCCACCGCCCATGAAGAGGGCGTAGAAAACCTGCGCGTGATGTGTCACGACGCGGTAGAAGTGCTGCACAAAATGATTCCTGACAATTCTTTGAACATGGTTCAGCTCTTTTTCCCTGACCCGTGGCACAAAGCACGTCATAATAAACGCCGTATCGTTCAGGCGCAGTTTGCTGAGCTTGTAAAAAGCAAACTTAAACTGGGCGGCGTCTTCCACATGGCGACCGACTGGGAACCTTATGCGGAACATATGCTGGAAGTGATGTCGTCTCTGGACGGGTATAAAAACCAGTCTGAGAGCAACGACTATGTACCGCGCCCGGATTCACGTCCGGTGACGAAATTTGAACAGCGTGGCCATCGTCTTGGTCACGGTGTATGGGACTTAATGTTCGAGAGGGTAAAATAA
- the mutY gene encoding A/G-specific adenine glycosylase: MQASQFSAQVLDWYDKYGRKTLPWQIEKTPYKVWLSEVMLQQTQVATVIPYFERFMARFPTVTDLANAPLDEVLHLWTGLGYYARARNLHKAAQQVATRHHGKFPETFEEVADLPGVGRSTAGAILSLSLGKHFPILDGNVKRVLARSYAVGGWPGKKDVEKRLWEISEVVTPAKGVERFNQAMMDLGAMVCTRSRPKCELCPVNNICVAYANNSWAQYPGKKPKQTLPERTGYMLLMQQGDDVFLAQRPPSGLWGGLYCFPQFEDEASLREWLKQRGIAADNLMQQTAFRHTFSHFHLDIVPMWLPVSSFASCMDEGPALWYNLAQPPSVGLAAPVERLLQQLRAGAMV; this comes from the coding sequence ATGCAAGCCTCTCAATTTTCAGCCCAGGTGCTGGACTGGTACGACAAATACGGGCGTAAAACCCTGCCCTGGCAAATTGAAAAAACGCCTTACAAAGTATGGCTCTCCGAAGTGATGTTGCAACAAACGCAGGTCGCCACGGTTATTCCTTATTTTGAGCGTTTTATGGCACGCTTCCCTACGGTGACCGACCTGGCGAATGCCCCGCTGGACGAGGTACTGCACCTGTGGACGGGGCTTGGCTATTACGCCCGTGCGCGTAATCTGCACAAAGCAGCACAGCAGGTTGCCACTCGCCATCATGGCAAATTCCCTGAAACCTTTGAAGAGGTTGCTGATTTACCTGGCGTTGGGCGCTCAACCGCAGGCGCGATCCTCTCTTTGTCATTAGGTAAACATTTCCCAATCCTCGACGGCAACGTCAAACGCGTGCTCGCACGTTCTTACGCGGTGGGCGGCTGGCCTGGCAAGAAAGACGTTGAGAAACGTCTGTGGGAAATCAGTGAAGTGGTCACGCCCGCTAAAGGTGTGGAACGTTTTAATCAGGCGATGATGGATCTGGGTGCGATGGTATGTACCCGTTCCCGACCTAAGTGCGAACTCTGTCCGGTGAATAATATTTGCGTGGCCTATGCCAACAACAGCTGGGCGCAGTACCCGGGCAAAAAACCGAAACAGACGCTTCCAGAGCGCACTGGCTACATGTTGCTGATGCAGCAGGGCGATGATGTATTTCTCGCCCAGCGCCCGCCAAGCGGCCTGTGGGGTGGTCTATACTGCTTCCCACAATTTGAAGATGAAGCATCGCTGCGGGAATGGCTTAAGCAGCGCGGGATTGCTGCCGATAACCTCATGCAACAGACCGCGTTTCGCCACACCTTCAGCCATTTCCATCTGGATATTGTGCCAATGTGGCTTCCCGTGTCCTCATTTGCCTCGTGCATGGATGAAGGTCCGGCTCTCTGGTATAACTTAGCGCAACCGCCATCAGTCGGGCTCGCGGCTCCCGTAGAGCGTCTGTTACAGCAATTACGTGCCGGTGCAATGGTTTAG
- a CDS encoding oxidative damage protection protein — protein MARTIFCTFLQRDAEGQDFQLYPGEIGKRIYNEISKEAWGQWQKKQTMLINEKKLSMMNPEHRKLLEQEMVNFLFEGKDVHIEGYTPPEK, from the coding sequence ATGGCCAGAACCATTTTTTGCACTTTTTTACAGCGCGACGCTGAAGGACAAGACTTTCAGCTCTATCCAGGTGAAATAGGAAAGCGCATCTATAACGAAATCTCCAAAGAAGCCTGGGGACAGTGGCAGAAAAAGCAAACCATGCTGATTAACGAGAAAAAACTCAGCATGATGAACCCGGAACACCGCAAGCTGCTGGAACAAGAAATGGTGAACTTCCTGTTCGAAGGTAAAGACGTGCACATCGAAGGCTATACGCCACCGGAAAAATAA
- the mltC gene encoding membrane-bound lytic murein transglycosylase MltC, translated as MKKILALALIAPLLVSCSSKKGDDYNEAWVKDTNGFDILMGQFAHNIENIWGFNEVLIAGPKDYVKYTDAYQTRSHINFDDGTITVETIAGTEPAAHLRQAIIKTLLMGDDPGSIDLYSDADDITISKEPFLYGQVVDQTGQAIRWEGRATKFADYLLQTRLKSRTNGLRIIYSVTINLVPNHLDKRAHKYVGMVRQASRKYGVDESLILAIMQTESSFNPYAVSRSDALGLMQVVQHSAGKDVFRSQGKSGTPSRNYLFDPQSNIDTGTAYLAMLSNVYLGGIDNPTSRRYAVITAYNGGAGSVLRVFSNDKVQAANIINSMAPGDVYSTLTSRHPSAESRRYLYKVNTAQKNYRRR; from the coding sequence ATGAAAAAAATTTTAGCGCTAGCTCTTATTGCGCCGTTGCTTGTGTCTTGTTCGTCTAAAAAAGGCGATGATTACAACGAAGCCTGGGTAAAGGACACCAACGGTTTTGACATTTTGATGGGGCAATTTGCCCATAACATCGAAAACATTTGGGGATTTAACGAAGTTCTTATCGCTGGCCCTAAGGACTACGTTAAGTACACCGACGCTTATCAGACCCGTAGCCACATCAATTTTGATGACGGTACGATCACGGTCGAGACTATCGCAGGCACCGAACCTGCCGCGCACCTGCGCCAGGCCATCATCAAAACTCTGCTGATGGGCGACGATCCGGGCTCTATTGACCTCTACTCCGATGCTGACGACATTACTATCTCCAAAGAACCGTTCCTGTACGGTCAGGTTGTCGATCAGACCGGTCAGGCGATTCGCTGGGAAGGCCGCGCCACGAAATTCGCCGACTACCTGTTGCAAACGCGTCTGAAGAGCCGGACTAACGGGCTGCGTATTATTTACAGCGTGACCATCAATCTGGTGCCAAACCACCTTGATAAACGTGCACATAAATACGTGGGCATGGTGCGTCAGGCGTCGCGGAAATACGGTGTGGATGAGTCATTGATTCTCGCGATTATGCAGACCGAGTCTTCCTTTAACCCTTACGCCGTAAGCCGTTCTGATGCGTTGGGCCTGATGCAGGTTGTCCAGCACAGCGCCGGGAAAGACGTTTTCCGCTCGCAGGGGAAATCGGGGACGCCAAGTCGTAACTACCTGTTCGATCCGCAAAGCAACATTGATACCGGCACGGCTTATCTGGCGATGCTGAGCAATGTCTATCTTGGCGGAATTGATAACCCAACCTCACGTCGCTATGCGGTCATCACCGCGTATAACGGAGGTGCAGGCAGCGTACTGCGCGTCTTCTCAAATGACAAAGTGCAGGCCGCGAACATCATCAACAGCATGGCGCCGGGAGATGTCTATTCGACGCTGACCTCCCGCCACCCGTCTGCGGAATCCCGTCGTTATCTGTATAAGGTCAATACGGCGCAGAAGAACTACCGTCGCCGTTAG
- a CDS encoding IS481 family transposase: MESLMSWDARDTMSLRTEFVLFASQDGANIRSLCRRFGISPATGYKWLRRWAEEGASGLQDRPRIPHHSPNRSSDDITALLRMAHDRHERWGARKIKRWLEDQGHTMPAFSTVHNLMARHGLLPGTSPGIPATGRFEHDAPNRLWQMDFKGHFPFGGGRCHPLTLLDDHSRFSLCLAHCTDERRETVQQQLVSVFERYGLPDRMTMDNGSPWGDTTGTWTALELWLMRLGIRVGHSRPYHPQTQGKLERFHRSLKAEVLQGKWFASGGELQRAFDHWRTVYNLERPHEALDMAVPGSRYKPSERQYSGNTTPPEYDEGVMVRKVDISGKLSVKGVSLSAGKAFRGERVGLKEMQEDGSYEVWWYSTKVGVIDLKKKSITMGKGC; the protein is encoded by the coding sequence GAGATACCATGTCATTACGTACCGAGTTTGTTTTGTTCGCCTCGCAGGACGGGGCGAACATCCGTTCCCTCTGCCGTCGCTTCGGCATTTCACCTGCCACCGGCTATAAGTGGCTTCGCCGCTGGGCGGAGGAAGGGGCCTCCGGCCTTCAGGACCGCCCGCGCATACCGCACCATTCCCCGAACCGCTCATCTGACGACATCACTGCCCTGCTGCGTATGGCGCATGACCGCCATGAACGCTGGGGCGCACGCAAGATAAAGCGCTGGCTGGAAGACCAGGGGCACACCATGCCCGCCTTCAGCACCGTCCATAACCTCATGGCCCGTCACGGTCTGCTGCCGGGCACTTCACCGGGCATTCCCGCCACGGGACGGTTCGAACATGACGCGCCGAACCGCCTCTGGCAGATGGATTTTAAGGGCCACTTTCCCTTTGGAGGCGGCCGCTGCCATCCGCTCACCCTGCTGGACGACCACTCCCGATTTTCCCTGTGCCTGGCGCACTGTACCGATGAACGGCGCGAGACCGTGCAGCAGCAGCTGGTCAGCGTGTTTGAGCGCTACGGCCTGCCGGACCGGATGACGATGGACAACGGTTCTCCGTGGGGAGACACCACCGGCACCTGGACGGCGCTGGAGCTGTGGCTGATGCGTCTGGGTATCCGGGTGGGGCACTCCCGGCCGTATCATCCGCAGACGCAGGGTAAGCTGGAGCGTTTTCACCGGAGCCTGAAGGCAGAAGTGCTGCAGGGGAAGTGGTTCGCGAGCGGGGGCGAACTGCAGCGCGCCTTCGACCACTGGCGGACAGTCTATAACCTTGAACGCCCGCATGAGGCGCTGGATATGGCGGTACCGGGGTCGCGGTATAAGCCGTCAGAGCGGCAGTACAGCGGCAACACCACGCCCCCGGAATACGACGAGGGCGTGATGGTCAGGAAAGTGGATATCAGCGGAAAGCTGAGCGTGAAAGGGGTAAGTCTGAGCGCAGGCAAGGCGTTCAGGGGAGAACGGGTCGGGCTGAAGGAGATGCAGGAAGACGGCAGCTACGAGGTGTGGTGGTACAGCACGAAAGTGGGGGTGATCGACCTGAAGAAAAAGTCGATCACCATGGGTAAAGGATGTTAA